One segment of Syngnathus scovelli strain Florida chromosome 6, RoL_Ssco_1.2, whole genome shotgun sequence DNA contains the following:
- the szl gene encoding sizzled, whose amino-acid sequence MATLLFLAATLLAPLEAFDLGQSTRCVTIPNQMKVCQDVGYSEMRLPNFLGHSNLEGEVVPRSEDWRPLLQTGCHPQAQAFLCSLIAPVCLDTFIQPCRSLCVAVRESCAPVLACQGHPWPQALDCDRFPTEEDTCLSPHAKFSHFPKDLPKATCQNCPMVEEAPAMRTVLDAFCQHDFAVTAKFHHRRRLLTGEPAFEVEGRVEFIRQGPLLPYDTHHLLHQWLLINLGCANTLARPGRSQLYVLTGSVRPDGTLAIARLFPWHKKDANIAGATRKWKHHRC is encoded by the exons ATGGCAACGCTCCTCTTCCTCGCCGCGACTCTCCTGGCCCCGCTGGAGGCCTTCGACTTGGGCCAGTCCACCCGATGCGTGACCATCCCCAACCAGATGAAGGTGTGTCAAGACGTGGGCTACTCTGAGATGCGGCTGCCCAACTTCTTGGGCCACAGTAACCTGGAGGGTGAAGTGGTACCCCGCTCTGAAGACTGGAGGCCCCTGCTGCAGACGGGCTGCCATCCTCAAGCTCAGGCCTTCCTCTGCTCCCTCATCGCTCCTGTCTGTCTTGACAC GTTCATCCAGCCCTGTCGGAGTCTGTGCGTGGCTGTGAGGGAGAGCTGCGCCCCCGTGCTGGCCTGCCAGGGGCACCCTTGGCCCCAAGCGCTTGACTGTGATCGCTTCCCAACCGAAGAAGACACGTGCCTGTCTCCGCACGCCAAGTTCAGCCATTTTCCTAAAG ACTTACCCAAAGCAACTTGTCAAAATTGTCCCATGGTGGAAGAAGCTCCAGCTATGAGAACAGTCCTGGATGCTTTTTGCCAGCATGACTTTG CTGTTACAGCAAAATttcaccaccgccgccgcctcctgacGGGCGAGCCCGCCTTTGAGGTCGAGGGCCGTGTTGAGTTCATCCGCCAGGGCCCGCTGCTGCCCTACGACACCCACCACCTGCTTCACCAATGGCTGCTCATCAACCTGGGCTGCGCCAACACGCTGGCGCGACCCGGACGCTCGCAGCTCTACGTACTGACCGGCTCTGTGCGGCCCGACGGCACCCTCGCTATCGCCCGCCTCTTCCCCTGGCACAAAAAGGACGCCAACATCGCCGGGGCCACACGCAAGTGGAAGCATCACAGATGTTGA
- the LOC125970521 gene encoding prolactin-like encodes MTKGTFHSFTLSEMWILNFIFLSSLVSLTVMMLTQLFLSVASAPMCAYGQAGCPLPTLADLFERILQQSSRMHGISADLHSQSDHYLLPSRNMLGKWKCHTHDILTPADKQNAKSLDREKLTEVILRLLGAWGDPLSQLHQSMHKDQNREQDLIRLNFNKALEMSDVMQELRVGVLKMAEKMKLQGVLSNALASIHPEMHSSTFAFYKRGGSTSLDHNDLLYCLRRDSDKVKSYLRILQCSTLPGLDC; translated from the exons ATGACAAAAGGTACGTTTCATTCATTCACACTATCGGAAATGTGGATACtaaattttattttcttgtccTCTCTAGTTTCTTTGACCGTGAtgatgctgacccagcttttccTCAGCGTGGCCAGCGCTCCGATGTGTGCCTACGGACAAGCCGGGTGCCCCCTCCCCACCTTGGCTGACCTCTTTGAGCGCATCTTGCAACAGTCGTCCAGGATGCACGGCATCTCCGCTGACCTCCACTCGCAATCT GACCACTACTTGCTTCCCAGCCGCAACATGCTCGGAAAGTGGAAATGTCACACGCATGATATCCTGACACCGGCTGACAAACAGAATGCAAAAAGTCTGGAT AGAGAAAAGCTGACCGAGGTGATCCTGAGGCTGCTGGGGGCCTGGGGGGACCCCTTGTCGCAGCTGCACCAGAGCATGCACAAGGACCAAAACCGTGAGCAGGATTTAATCCGCTTGAACTTCAACAAGGCTCTGGAGATGAGCGACGTGATGCAAGAGCTGAGGGTTGGAGTCTTAAAAATGGCAGAGAAG ATGAAGCTTCAGGGTGTGCTCAGTAACGCACTTGCTTCCATCCACCCTGAGATGCATTCTTCCACCTTTGCCTTCTACAAAAGAGGAGGCTCGACCTCGCTGGACCACAACGACTTGCTCTACTGCCTCCGCCGAGACTCCGACAAGGTCAAAAGTTACCTGCGCATCTTGCAGTGCTCCACGCTGCCGGGACTAGACTGTTAA